The sequence below is a genomic window from Ignavibacteriales bacterium.
ATTCATATGAAGAAAAAGTCCTGAAGAAATTTGAATCATTGTTCAATGCCGGCAAACTTCCCGATTCAACAATTCACATAGAGTTATTGAGTGAAGGAAGAAAACAGTTTGTAAGATTTTTAAAACCAATTTATGTTCAACCGCCATGCCTGGTTTGTCACGGGGATGATAATCACGTTTCACCTGAAACCGCTGAAAAGATAAATTCAATTTATCGCGATGACAAAGCAAGAAACTACAAAACCGGCGACTTAAGGGGAGCCATTTCAATTAAAAAATTTTTAAGCAGTATTAATTAGACGGGGATATTTATGAAACTAAAAAGTGAATTAGTAAAAGTACCAACAATCAGTTCCTTGCAGGATATGGTTCTGCAATCTGCACAGAGATATAATTCAAAACTTGCACTTGAAGATCTCACCAACACTCCCATAAGCAAGGTCAGTTATTCAGAACTGCTTGAAAATGTTTTAAAGTTTGGAAGCGCTTTAAAAAAGCTTGG
It includes:
- a CDS encoding DUF3365 domain-containing protein; the encoded protein is MKTIYSIAVTLLIVSFISCTRPAETITDKYKKELSTTADEFQNNLKSVLVKELQSNGVISALSVCSDTAQLLTKSIADSRQVEIKRISFKNRNSLNKPDSYEEKVLKKFESLFNAGKLPDSTIHIELLSEGRKQFVRFLKPIYVQPPCLVCHGDDNHVSPETAEKINSIYRDDKARNYKTGDLRGAISIKKFLSSIN